Proteins from a genomic interval of Pseudomonas asplenii:
- a CDS encoding STN domain-containing protein, translated as MLVALAVLLAGQPCAGLAAEPLKVDPQARVELDIAAQDLAGALDAFSRQTGMAVLVDRDLTRARRSLEVHGRYRAGEALELLLTGSGLMARYARADAFTLQVAQVSEPSAHGLAGKGGALAGSYAQALQQAIEQALCAVPLTRPGTYRAVLQVWIGADGGLQHSRLVSSTGDVQRDGALVERLRTVRVERSAPSSLRQPVTLLLTPDSAGASMDCTERKGASGA; from the coding sequence ATGCTGGTAGCACTGGCTGTGCTGCTGGCGGGTCAGCCGTGCGCGGGCCTCGCGGCCGAGCCGCTGAAGGTCGACCCGCAGGCCCGCGTCGAGCTGGATATTGCCGCCCAGGACCTGGCGGGTGCGCTGGATGCCTTCAGTCGCCAGACCGGGATGGCGGTGCTGGTCGACCGTGACCTGACCCGCGCCCGCCGCTCCCTGGAGGTGCACGGACGCTACCGGGCTGGCGAAGCCCTGGAGCTGTTGCTCACCGGCAGTGGATTGATGGCGCGGTATGCCCGAGCCGATGCCTTCACCTTGCAGGTGGCCCAGGTCAGCGAACCGTCGGCCCACGGGCTGGCCGGCAAGGGTGGGGCGTTGGCCGGCAGCTACGCGCAGGCGCTCCAGCAGGCGATCGAACAGGCCCTGTGCGCCGTGCCCTTGACCCGTCCCGGCACCTACCGGGCGGTATTGCAGGTGTGGATCGGCGCTGATGGCGGTTTGCAGCACAGCCGTCTGGTCAGTTCGACCGGGGACGTTCAGCGCGATGGGGCGCTGGTCGAGCGTTTGCGCACGGTGCGGGTCGAGCGCTCGGCCCCTTCGTCGCTGCGCCAGCCCGTAACCCTTCTTTTAACGCCGGATTCAGCAGGAGCGAGCATGGATTGCACAGAACGTAAGGGAGCCTCCGGAGCATGA
- the tal gene encoding transaldolase, which produces MTSKLEQLKQFTTVVADTGDLEAITRLKPVDATTNPSLLLKAAALPGYAELLKSAVAHAKGDVGLACDHFAVSVGSGILKAIPGRISTEVDARLSFDEAALLAKANQLIELYDKAGVGRDRVLIKLASTWEGIRAAEKLEKAGIQTNLTLLFSFAQAVACADAGVFLISPFVGRIYDWYKKSTGNEYTGADDPGVQSVTRIYNYYKSNDYKTVVMGASFRNLNQIEHLAGCDRLTISPDLLEKLSQDQGSLVRQLTPGTAGEARQSLNEAQFRWASNEDAMATEKLAEGIRQFARDQEKLEALLTR; this is translated from the coding sequence ATGACTTCGAAGCTGGAACAACTCAAGCAGTTCACCACCGTGGTCGCGGACACCGGCGACCTTGAGGCCATCACCCGCCTCAAGCCCGTCGACGCCACCACCAACCCGTCGCTGCTGCTCAAGGCCGCCGCCCTGCCAGGCTATGCCGAGCTGCTCAAGAGCGCTGTGGCCCACGCCAAGGGCGACGTCGGCCTGGCCTGCGACCACTTCGCGGTGTCGGTCGGCAGCGGTATTCTCAAGGCGATTCCGGGGCGGATTTCCACTGAAGTCGATGCACGCCTGTCGTTCGACGAGGCCGCGCTGCTGGCCAAGGCCAACCAGTTGATCGAGCTGTACGACAAGGCCGGCGTCGGTCGTGATCGCGTGCTGATCAAGCTGGCGTCCACCTGGGAAGGTATCCGCGCCGCCGAGAAACTGGAGAAGGCCGGGATCCAGACCAACCTGACCCTGCTGTTCTCCTTCGCTCAGGCCGTGGCCTGTGCCGACGCCGGGGTGTTCCTGATCTCGCCGTTCGTGGGCCGTATCTACGACTGGTACAAGAAGTCCACCGGCAACGAATACACCGGTGCCGACGATCCGGGCGTGCAATCGGTAACCCGCATCTACAACTACTACAAGTCCAATGACTACAAGACCGTGGTCATGGGCGCCAGCTTCCGTAACCTCAACCAGATCGAGCACCTGGCAGGCTGCGACCGCCTGACCATCAGCCCCGACCTGCTGGAAAAACTCTCCCAGGACCAGGGCAGCCTGGTGCGCCAACTGACCCCGGGCACCGCCGGTGAAGCACGCCAGAGCCTGAACGAAGCACAGTTCCGCTGGGCTTCCAACGAAGACGCTATGGCCACCGAGAAACTGGCCGAGGGCATCCGTCAGTTCGCCCGCGACCAGGAAAAACTGGAAGCCCTGCTGACCCGCTAA
- a CDS encoding putative bifunctional diguanylate cyclase/phosphodiesterase, whose protein sequence is MLIGSYSSSLVFISLCVAILASYTALDLAGRIATARGRAVYLWIGGGALAMGVGIWSMHFVGMLAFRLPIELGYDGLITALSLLIAILSSGFALWLVSQPSLPLTQLAFGALIMGAGISAMHYTGMAALRMQPGIDYDPTLFSASLLIAVSASAAALWIAFHLRHNTPHIRLARSGAAVIMGGAIVGMHYTGMAAANFAEGSFCGAAASGLAVKGLDNLVLVTSLAVLSIALLTSVLDARLEERTADLADSLTLANRELTQLALHDNLTGLPNRMLLADRIDQAIHKVSAEGGCFALMFIDLDGFKPVNDAFGHHVGDQLLRAVAHRLRDELRSQDTLARIGGDEFVLLTQLAEPDDALQVASHQVSLMAQSFQVAEQDLQISASIGIVLYPGSGRTAEELLMNADAAMYYAKSAGKNGHCFFDASMNGDARRKLKLQQDLRQALESGEQFHLHYQPKFDALSGQPIGAEALVRWQHPEQGLMMPDTFINLAEKSGLIIPLGEWVLNEACRQMREWCDHGYQHWRIAVNLSAQQFCHFGLVDSVASALARHDLPANNLTLEITESTTMSDADASMTVLRRLSEMGVDLSIDDFGTGYSSLMYLKRLPAKELKIDRGFVRDLEHDSDDAAIVSAIVALGQALGLRIVAEGVETEKQRDFLTHLGCDSLQGYLLGRPMPADRFMADIREAEAQQAIC, encoded by the coding sequence ATGCTTATTGGCAGTTACTCGTCGTCGCTGGTCTTCATCTCTCTGTGTGTGGCGATCCTCGCGTCCTATACCGCCCTCGACCTCGCTGGACGGATCGCCACGGCCAGGGGGCGGGCGGTCTACCTGTGGATCGGCGGAGGTGCCCTGGCCATGGGCGTGGGCATCTGGTCGATGCACTTCGTCGGCATGCTCGCGTTCCGCCTGCCAATCGAACTGGGCTACGACGGGCTGATCACGGCCTTGTCACTGCTGATTGCCATCCTGTCCAGTGGTTTCGCCCTGTGGCTGGTCAGCCAACCCAGCCTGCCGCTGACGCAACTGGCGTTCGGTGCGCTGATCATGGGCGCCGGCATCAGCGCCATGCACTACACCGGCATGGCGGCATTGAGGATGCAGCCCGGTATCGACTACGACCCGACCCTGTTCTCGGCTTCGCTGCTGATCGCCGTCAGTGCCTCGGCGGCAGCGCTGTGGATTGCCTTTCACCTGCGCCACAACACGCCGCATATCCGCCTGGCCCGCAGTGGTGCGGCGGTGATCATGGGGGGGGCGATCGTTGGCATGCACTACACCGGCATGGCCGCGGCGAACTTCGCCGAGGGCAGTTTCTGTGGCGCGGCGGCCAGCGGTCTGGCGGTCAAGGGCCTGGACAACCTGGTACTGGTGACCAGCCTGGCAGTACTGTCGATCGCCTTGCTGACGTCGGTGCTCGATGCGCGGCTGGAAGAACGTACCGCCGATCTGGCCGACTCGCTGACCCTGGCCAATCGGGAGCTGACCCAGCTGGCGTTGCACGACAACCTCACCGGTCTGCCGAACCGGATGTTGCTGGCTGACCGTATCGACCAGGCGATACACAAGGTGAGTGCCGAGGGTGGCTGCTTTGCACTGATGTTCATAGATCTGGACGGTTTCAAACCGGTCAACGATGCGTTCGGCCACCATGTGGGCGACCAGTTGCTGCGTGCCGTTGCCCATCGCCTGCGTGATGAACTGCGTTCTCAGGACACCCTGGCCCGGATCGGCGGTGACGAGTTCGTTCTGCTGACGCAGTTGGCCGAGCCGGATGATGCGCTGCAGGTGGCCTCGCATCAGGTCAGCCTGATGGCCCAGTCGTTCCAGGTGGCCGAGCAGGATCTGCAGATCTCCGCCAGCATCGGCATCGTGTTGTATCCCGGCAGTGGCCGGACCGCTGAAGAACTGTTGATGAACGCCGATGCGGCGATGTACTACGCCAAGAGCGCGGGCAAGAACGGCCACTGTTTCTTCGATGCTTCCATGAATGGCGATGCGCGCAGGAAACTCAAGCTGCAGCAGGATCTGCGCCAGGCGCTGGAGAGTGGCGAACAGTTCCATCTGCATTACCAGCCCAAGTTCGATGCCCTGAGCGGCCAGCCGATTGGCGCCGAGGCTCTGGTGCGTTGGCAGCATCCCGAACAGGGGCTGATGATGCCGGACACCTTCATCAACCTGGCGGAGAAGAGCGGGCTGATCATCCCGCTCGGTGAGTGGGTGCTGAACGAAGCCTGCCGGCAGATGCGCGAATGGTGTGATCATGGCTACCAGCACTGGCGTATCGCCGTGAACCTGTCGGCCCAGCAGTTCTGCCATTTCGGCCTGGTGGACAGCGTCGCCAGTGCTTTGGCCCGGCATGATTTGCCGGCCAACAACCTGACATTGGAAATCACCGAGAGCACTACCATGAGCGATGCCGATGCGAGCATGACGGTATTGCGCCGGCTCTCGGAAATGGGCGTGGATTTGTCCATCGATGACTTCGGTACCGGCTATTCGAGCCTGATGTACCTCAAGCGGCTGCCGGCCAAGGAGTTGAAGATCGACCGGGGGTTTGTCCGTGACCTGGAGCACGACTCCGATGATGCCGCGATTGTCTCGGCAATTGTCGCGTTAGGTCAGGCATTGGGGCTGCGGATCGTTGCCGAGGGGGTCGAGACCGAAAAGCAGCGTGACTTCCTCACCCACCTGGGCTGCGACTCGTTGCAAGGTTATCTGCTGGGACGGCCGATGCCGGCCGATCGGTTCATGGCGGATATCCGCGAGGCAGAGGCGCAACAGGCAATCTGCTGA
- a CDS encoding TerC family protein translates to MEWLADPTAWLGLLTLIFLELVLGIDNLVFIAILADKLPPAQRDRARVIGLSLALLMRLGLLASIAWMVTLTQPLFEVLGKSFSGRDLIMLFGGIFLLFKATMELHERLEGHVSQRSANGTYALFWPIVAQIVVLDAVFSLDAVITAVGMVEELSIMMIAVIVSIGLMIVASKPLTRFVNERPTVIMLCLGFLMMIGFSLTAEGLGLHIPKGYLYAAIGFSVLIELFNQVARARRKQSAHGERPLRERTAHAVLRMLGGRRLSSEEVGEEIADLLEPSADDAEVPFERSERVMISGVLQLAERPIRTLMTVRTQVDTLDVADSPAVIRQKLIRSSYSRLPLIRQGAVDEPLGFVHKKELLKAYLDGSEPGLEFLARRAINLLDSYSVLNALEQMRQASTHIAFVVNEFGDFVGLLTMTDILESIAGELPDASEVEGPEVVEHGNGFQVSGAMTLSRARQRLGIEAKATEDYQTLAGLVMSLLDRLPMIGDQVQWAGWRMNVVAVQERRVTRLFLERLQDGVRAAAHDSSQ, encoded by the coding sequence ATGGAATGGTTGGCTGACCCCACGGCCTGGCTTGGCCTGTTGACCCTGATTTTCCTGGAACTGGTACTGGGTATCGACAACCTGGTGTTCATCGCGATCCTGGCGGACAAACTGCCGCCCGCACAGCGCGATCGCGCGCGGGTTATCGGCTTGTCCCTGGCATTGCTGATGCGCCTGGGCCTGCTGGCGAGCATCGCCTGGATGGTGACCCTGACCCAGCCGCTGTTCGAGGTTCTGGGCAAGAGCTTCTCCGGGCGGGACCTGATCATGCTGTTCGGCGGCATATTCCTGCTGTTCAAGGCCACCATGGAGCTGCATGAACGGCTGGAGGGCCACGTCAGCCAGCGTTCGGCCAACGGTACTTATGCGCTGTTCTGGCCCATCGTCGCGCAGATCGTGGTGCTCGATGCAGTGTTTTCCCTGGACGCGGTGATTACCGCTGTCGGCATGGTCGAAGAACTGTCGATCATGATGATCGCGGTGATCGTTTCCATTGGCCTGATGATCGTTGCCAGCAAGCCGCTGACGCGCTTCGTCAACGAGCGGCCGACGGTGATCATGTTGTGCCTGGGTTTCCTGATGATGATCGGCTTCAGCCTGACCGCCGAAGGGCTGGGGTTGCATATTCCCAAGGGTTACCTGTACGCGGCCATCGGTTTCTCGGTGTTGATCGAATTGTTCAATCAGGTGGCCCGGGCCCGGCGCAAGCAGTCGGCCCACGGCGAGCGGCCGCTGCGTGAACGCACCGCCCATGCGGTGCTGCGCATGCTGGGCGGACGCCGGTTGTCCAGCGAGGAGGTGGGAGAGGAGATTGCCGATCTGCTGGAACCTTCGGCGGATGACGCCGAAGTGCCGTTCGAGCGTAGCGAGCGGGTGATGATCAGCGGCGTGCTGCAACTGGCCGAGCGGCCGATCCGCACGCTGATGACGGTGCGTACGCAGGTCGACACCCTGGATGTCGCCGACAGCCCTGCGGTCATTCGGCAGAAACTGATCCGTTCGTCCTACTCGCGCCTGCCGCTGATTCGCCAGGGCGCGGTCGACGAGCCTCTGGGCTTCGTACACAAGAAGGAACTGCTCAAAGCGTACCTGGACGGCAGTGAACCGGGACTGGAATTTCTCGCTCGGCGGGCGATAAACCTGTTAGACAGCTACTCTGTGCTCAACGCGCTGGAACAGATGCGCCAGGCTTCGACCCATATCGCTTTTGTGGTCAACGAGTTCGGCGATTTCGTCGGCCTGCTGACCATGACCGACATCCTCGAATCGATAGCCGGCGAGTTGCCGGATGCCAGCGAGGTCGAAGGTCCCGAGGTAGTCGAGCACGGCAATGGTTTTCAGGTCAGCGGTGCCATGACCCTCAGTCGCGCACGTCAGCGCCTCGGGATCGAGGCCAAGGCCACCGAGGACTACCAGACGTTGGCCGGGCTGGTGATGAGCCTGTTGGACCGGCTGCCGATGATTGGCGACCAGGTGCAATGGGCCGGCTGGCGAATGAACGTCGTCGCGGTACAGGAGCGGCGGGTGACCCGCTTGTTCCTGGAGCGGTTGCAGGACGGTGTCAGAGCGGCGGCCCACGATTCGTCGCAATGA
- a CDS encoding MerR family transcriptional regulator, with amino-acid sequence MKIGELALRSGLAASKIRFYEAQGLIRKVHRQANGYREYPPEVLQTLSIIQCAQQAGFSLEELRALVPATESEVWDHAEMIASLERKIGQIETMQARLAQSKLQLLGVVNSIRNKPAEVSCRENAERMMASLGGQIED; translated from the coding sequence ATGAAGATCGGTGAACTGGCCCTGCGCAGTGGCCTGGCAGCTTCGAAGATCAGGTTTTACGAGGCGCAGGGGCTGATCCGCAAGGTTCATCGCCAGGCAAACGGTTACCGTGAATACCCGCCCGAGGTACTGCAGACGCTGTCGATCATCCAGTGTGCGCAGCAGGCCGGTTTCAGCCTGGAGGAGTTGCGTGCACTGGTGCCAGCGACCGAGTCCGAAGTCTGGGATCATGCTGAAATGATTGCCAGTCTGGAGCGCAAGATCGGCCAGATCGAGACCATGCAGGCGCGTCTGGCCCAGAGCAAGTTGCAGTTGCTCGGGGTGGTGAACAGCATCCGGAACAAGCCGGCGGAGGTCTCGTGCCGGGAAAATGCCGAACGCATGATGGCGTCGCTGGGTGGCCAGATAGAGGATTGA
- a CDS encoding NADH:flavin oxidoreductase/NADH oxidase family protein, with translation MSPFQALSLPNGVLIPNRIAKAAMEENMADQDNAPSRQLMELYRAWADGEAGLLLTGNVMIDRRAMTGPGGVVLEDERHLEKFRQWAAIGKAKGAQVWMQLNHPGRQTLANLGQTSLAPSAVALEMGEFSKLFAEPRPMSEADIEAVIARFARSAQLAEQAGFSGVQIHAAHGYLLSQFLSPLSNRRSDRWGGSLENRARLLLAVVKAIRTVVAPGFCVAVKLNSADFQRGGFDADDARQVIEWLNTQAVDLVELSGGSYEAPAMQGEARDGRTLAREAYFLEMAADLAKVAQMPLMVTGGIRRLPVVEQVLDSGVAMAGIATALAVEPNLPRHWREGRDSHPQLPPIRWKKKPLAALATMAVVKFQLKRLSEGRRTKPEVSPAWALVLDRLFIGKRTRQYRREMASSQR, from the coding sequence ATGTCACCCTTCCAGGCCCTGTCGCTACCCAACGGCGTACTGATCCCCAACCGCATTGCCAAGGCTGCCATGGAGGAGAACATGGCCGATCAGGACAACGCACCGTCCCGCCAACTGATGGAGCTTTATCGCGCCTGGGCCGACGGCGAGGCGGGCCTACTGCTGACCGGCAACGTGATGATCGACCGCCGCGCAATGACCGGCCCCGGCGGCGTGGTGCTGGAAGATGAGCGCCATCTGGAGAAATTCCGCCAGTGGGCGGCCATCGGCAAGGCCAAGGGTGCGCAAGTCTGGATGCAGCTCAACCACCCCGGTCGCCAGACCCTGGCCAACCTTGGCCAGACCAGCCTGGCGCCTTCGGCAGTCGCACTGGAGATGGGCGAGTTCTCGAAGCTGTTCGCCGAGCCGCGGCCCATGAGTGAAGCCGATATCGAAGCCGTGATCGCACGGTTTGCCCGCAGCGCCCAACTGGCCGAACAGGCGGGTTTCAGCGGCGTGCAGATCCATGCCGCGCATGGTTATCTGCTCAGCCAGTTCCTCTCGCCGCTGAGCAACCGACGCAGTGACCGCTGGGGTGGCAGCCTGGAAAATCGTGCCCGCCTGCTGCTGGCGGTGGTGAAGGCCATTCGCACGGTGGTGGCACCGGGGTTCTGCGTGGCGGTCAAGCTCAACTCGGCGGACTTCCAGCGAGGTGGCTTCGATGCCGACGATGCCCGCCAGGTGATCGAATGGCTCAACACACAGGCGGTGGATCTGGTGGAACTGTCCGGTGGCAGCTACGAGGCGCCTGCCATGCAGGGCGAGGCGCGCGATGGTCGGACGCTGGCGCGGGAGGCGTATTTCCTGGAGATGGCCGCTGACCTGGCGAAAGTGGCGCAGATGCCGCTGATGGTCACTGGCGGCATCCGTCGACTGCCCGTCGTCGAACAGGTACTGGACAGCGGCGTCGCCATGGCCGGTATCGCTACCGCACTGGCCGTGGAGCCCAACCTGCCCCGCCACTGGCGCGAAGGCCGCGATAGCCACCCTCAGTTGCCACCGATCCGCTGGAAGAAAAAGCCGCTGGCGGCCCTGGCGACCATGGCAGTGGTCAAATTCCAGTTGAAGCGCCTGAGCGAGGGACGGCGGACGAAACCTGAGGTTTCGCCTGCCTGGGCATTGGTGCTGGACCGTCTGTTCATAGGGAAGCGGACACGACAGTATCGTCGGGAGATGGCCTCCAGTCAGCGCTGA
- a CDS encoding P-loop NTPase fold protein, with product MLKDDKGDPLKLSGYATQLGTSSFPHDPYSSPGEGEPSGPIIHLDSIQIATTHSDDPWAVGLDDQLDVADEAKAFARMAASKAFVPPLAVGIFGDWGSGKSFFMRLVHEHIERLCAGLPQSGASEAGSPDFHTQIVQIRFNAWHYAETNLWASLVNHLFTELDRWYGEHNPGSPDGLLDTLSTARTLTLEAAQELVDRRKEQRNAANDLQLAEQQLTDAREALGTSPRFYWNVLTSVISEAKPGSDLAKSEEQLKSAAQELGMTDLVGSADSLRQVMTDLENESRRAGLLARGWKRQLQGWPFVISTMLVILFAPVVATYAQKLLANWLPTLGGLHQAIISVSVGLASISGLMGLFLAKTRKILGRLEAAKSVMDRAVDGRLSAQADTLKRTQESLSQANAHVEEAQARVKASSERLAEASHNYSQGTGASRLKTFVRARAVDGDYAKHLGLIETIRKDFEELSSCVMADGRSDERVQQEREAFGKRLQQFLGDHEGLLTDGEVSELKRTLTHLSNDKGSGGEEPESFKRIVLYIDDLDRCPPEKVVDVLQAVHLLLTFPIFVVMVAVDARWVRNALLKVYPGLIGTAGNTAEKMASANDYLEKIFQIPYWMSPMKGYASVNFLADHVQRLDPRPAAAVPEKALIKLPIDRLSITPEEEAFLKQLAPFLGGSPRRALRFLNTYRLIKASLSLRDLSKLEGGRFRHLLVLLALATASPAIFSKSATLLEMNDNGGTLEGLIAQVIDGQKDSPELQRGKRILSAYQNEFPSGQAISLSGLGRYVSIARRYSFAGWS from the coding sequence GTGCTGAAAGACGACAAGGGCGACCCGCTGAAGCTGTCTGGTTATGCCACGCAATTGGGTACCTCCTCATTTCCTCATGACCCCTACAGCTCGCCGGGAGAGGGGGAGCCCTCCGGGCCAATCATTCACCTTGATAGCATTCAGATTGCAACCACCCACAGCGACGACCCCTGGGCGGTTGGGCTTGATGACCAGTTGGATGTCGCAGACGAGGCCAAGGCCTTTGCTCGAATGGCGGCTTCCAAAGCCTTCGTGCCGCCGTTGGCGGTCGGCATCTTTGGTGATTGGGGTAGCGGCAAGTCTTTCTTCATGAGACTGGTTCACGAACATATCGAGCGCCTGTGCGCAGGTCTCCCGCAAAGCGGAGCTTCAGAGGCCGGATCGCCTGACTTTCACACACAGATCGTACAGATTCGTTTTAATGCCTGGCACTATGCGGAGACCAATCTCTGGGCCAGCCTGGTCAATCACCTGTTCACGGAGTTGGACCGCTGGTATGGCGAGCACAATCCCGGGAGTCCCGACGGGTTGCTGGACACCCTGTCCACTGCCCGCACGCTGACGCTCGAGGCTGCCCAGGAGTTGGTTGACCGTCGTAAGGAACAGCGAAACGCTGCCAATGATTTGCAACTGGCTGAGCAGCAACTGACCGATGCGCGCGAGGCGCTTGGTACATCACCCCGGTTTTACTGGAATGTACTGACGTCGGTTATATCCGAGGCCAAACCGGGCAGTGACCTGGCCAAGAGTGAAGAGCAGTTGAAGAGCGCTGCACAGGAACTCGGCATGACCGATCTTGTGGGGAGTGCCGACTCGCTTCGTCAAGTGATGACCGACCTTGAGAACGAGTCCAGGCGAGCAGGCTTGTTGGCCAGGGGATGGAAGCGCCAGCTTCAAGGTTGGCCTTTTGTCATATCCACAATGCTGGTCATCCTGTTTGCGCCGGTGGTGGCCACGTATGCACAGAAATTGCTGGCCAACTGGTTGCCCACGCTTGGAGGTCTGCACCAGGCGATCATTTCCGTAAGCGTAGGCTTGGCAAGCATTAGCGGTTTAATGGGGTTGTTTCTAGCAAAGACCAGGAAAATCCTGGGGCGACTGGAGGCAGCCAAGAGCGTCATGGACAGGGCAGTGGATGGCAGGTTGAGTGCTCAGGCCGATACCCTGAAACGCACACAGGAAAGCCTGTCCCAGGCCAATGCCCATGTCGAGGAAGCGCAGGCGCGGGTCAAGGCCAGCAGTGAGCGGTTGGCAGAGGCCTCGCATAATTACTCCCAGGGAACCGGGGCGAGTCGTCTGAAAACATTTGTCCGGGCTCGTGCCGTCGATGGCGATTATGCAAAGCATTTGGGACTGATCGAGACTATTCGCAAGGACTTTGAGGAGCTGTCTTCATGTGTCATGGCTGATGGACGCTCCGATGAGCGAGTCCAGCAGGAACGAGAGGCGTTTGGTAAACGCTTGCAGCAGTTTCTGGGTGACCATGAGGGGCTGTTGACAGATGGCGAGGTCAGCGAGCTGAAACGGACTTTGACTCACCTTTCAAATGACAAGGGCAGTGGAGGGGAAGAGCCTGAGTCTTTCAAGCGGATTGTTCTTTACATTGACGACCTGGACCGTTGCCCACCGGAAAAGGTTGTTGACGTCTTGCAGGCGGTTCATCTGCTTCTGACGTTCCCGATCTTTGTTGTCATGGTGGCGGTGGATGCTCGCTGGGTCCGCAATGCACTCCTGAAAGTGTATCCCGGCTTGATCGGCACAGCAGGTAATACGGCTGAGAAGATGGCCTCGGCGAATGATTATCTGGAGAAGATTTTCCAGATACCTTATTGGATGAGCCCAATGAAGGGTTATGCCAGCGTAAACTTCCTGGCTGATCATGTTCAGCGCCTCGATCCCCGGCCTGCTGCAGCAGTACCAGAAAAGGCCTTGATCAAACTGCCTATCGACAGGCTGTCGATAACGCCAGAAGAAGAGGCATTTCTCAAACAACTGGCGCCTTTTCTCGGGGGCTCGCCGAGGCGTGCATTGCGTTTTCTCAATACCTACCGCCTGATCAAGGCAAGTCTCAGTCTACGAGACTTGTCGAAATTGGAGGGCGGCAGGTTCAGGCATCTCCTGGTGCTGCTGGCATTGGCAACCGCCTCTCCAGCCATTTTCAGCAAATCGGCCACTTTGCTGGAGATGAACGATAACGGGGGGACGCTGGAAGGCCTCATTGCCCAGGTGATCGATGGTCAGAAGGATTCACCTGAGCTCCAGCGAGGCAAGCGCATCCTCAGCGCTTATCAAAATGAATTCCCATCAGGGCAAGCCATCTCTCTTTCCGGGCTTGGACGGTACGTTTCCATTGCTCGTCGGTACTCCTTCGCTGGCTGGTCATAG